The genome window AAGCCACCTGTGCCCAGCTCGGCCCTGCCATGGTGTCACCAGCATTGGGATGTGCTGGCAGCCCCGGGACACCAGTCAAGCCTTGATGAGGccttttgcagagctgcagctggggctttTGGATGCAGCTGAGTGTGGGGTCTGCAAGGGGctgccccagggatgggggTCAGCACTGATGGGAACTGGGGGGATGCAACAGAGCTGCTTTTGGAGGTGcctctgcctggctggctgcttAGCTGCTTGCCATTCCCTGACTCCCAGAGGAATAAAGACTTGCTGTGGGACCATGGTGTCCCTGGGGGTTTCCTGGGGGCAGCTCATGGGGGCTGCAGACGGGGTCTTCTCCAGCTCCCCCACATTTCCAGCCCTCCCACACCCAGAGCATCCCTACAGAGAGATGCACACACCCCAGGTCCTGCTCGATGGGTCCAGCAGGGGATGTCTCCTCCCGGGGTCTGTTCCCCTGACTtgtcccacagctgcctgcagctcagggTGGTCGTtgcccccaccagcacccaaGGGAGCACAATGGGGGCTGGCACTGGCCACGCCAGCCCCAGTGCCCGTGAGAAGAGCCCTGCCAGGACAAGATGGGTGGGAGGCTGCCCCATGGAGCAGCACATGGGGCTCAGCAATGCCATGCCAGGGGAGAGCCCCAAGCCCCCTGGGTACAGAGGAGGGATATGAGGGCTCTGTGCCCCAGGGCTCCCCACTCCCTTCAGCAGAGGGCACAACCATGGGGCTGGGCATCCCTAGGGCAGGACCAGGGCTGTCTGTGGCTCTCCAACCCCTCACCAGGCAGCAAGGGCGTCAGGGATGGATCCTGCCCTCTGTGGGCACCCAAGccatcccctcctcctcaccccacaGGTGCCCTCTGCACCCAGGAGCAGCCCCATCCCCAGGACACAGGTGACACCGGGCAGCCTTGATGTGCTTTAATAAACCTCGGGGTCCCACAGCCAGCTATGGGCAGGTCCCTGGGCTGTCCTGGGCAGCACTCCTAGCTCCGtgaagggcagcaggagccccacGCATAGAGAAGCCGGTGCACGTGGGGCCATGCAGACCCTGTAGCAGGGCACGGAGACAGGCCTCCATGGAGGCGTCACATCCCCATGCAGCAGTGCAAGGCTATCAGAGCAGGGACCCACACCATGGGGTGCTCACCCATCAGGAGTTGCTCCCTGTTCCCAGCCCAGTCCTCCACTCTTGGTAGGGGCCGGTGCTGGTGCCAGGGGCAGCCACTGCACCTCCCTGGTATCAACGCCGAGGGGGCTGAGCACCACGCAGGTGAAGTTGGTGTGCAGGTGCCACACGCTGAAGGAGATGAAGTGCAGGTCACGGTGCAGGACCACCCCTGAACCCTGTGGCTCCTCCCTGCAGACCCAGGGGGGGCACATCAGTGCCAATCCCTGGCTCTGTGACACCCCCTCAAGGCTGGGGGACCCTGAGTCCCTGTCCTGGCTGAGgctgctcctccctgccagTCCCAGAGCAGtcccaggcagccctgctgaCCCTCAGGACCCACTGGTCATGTACTCACAGCACCATCCCTTCATGCACGGCCCCATCCGGGTGCAGTTTCTCCACGAAGGAGCTGTTCCCCAGCCAGTAGAGCAGCGTGAGCTCGGGGAGGCCACTCACTGCCTCACATGAAATAGTCACGTTCTCGCCTGGAGCCGGAGAGGTACATGGAGTCAGAGGGGCTGTGAGGGTCCCCAGTGCcccctgggccaggctgcctCTGACCACAGGCATGGCccaccccctccttcccccaaagGGGAACGTCCTCCACCTCACCAGCACCCCGAAATCTCAGCTGCAGGTGGAGGACGCACCTCGCGTGTCTGCCGGggctggtgcaggagctgaCCCCCGTGCCTCCCCCAGGGTGGGGGTCCCACTGCAGCACCCCCCATCCTCAGGCCACCCTTGCCATGGCCCCAGGGTCACTCACCTGGGTGGGGGGGCTCTGCTGGCATCCGCAGGATAGTGAttctggggggctgcagggccacaGCACCTGAGGGAGCAGagtggggtgaggtggggggaCAAGAGCTGCCCCTCAAGACCCCACATCTCTGAAGTGGGTAGGAAGGCATGGTCCTACAGAGGAGACAGGGGCACAGGCCTCTTGGGGTGGCACAGAGCCCAGAGCTGGctctgcccccctgcccctgccccctcaGCAGCCCCCACTTACCTGTGCAGCAGGAGGCCAGggcccagcagagcaggggcaggaggagctgggcagggcaggggggtgtccctgtgggcagagatggggctcagtgctgggcatGCCGGGATGCTCCCCCCAAGCCTGGGATAGCtccccccagcatcacccccgCAGCATCCCCCTCAGCTTCCCTGGAACTGGTCATGGTATCCCACCCCAGCGCCTCCCAAGCCTGGGATGCTCCcgtccccccagcaccccccgaGGTGGCCATGGACCCCTCAACGGCCCCCTCCAGACCCGCAACGGGCCCCCCTAAGTCCTAGGCATCGGGCTGGATCCCCCTCCCGGGGCCCCCCAAGTCCCGGCTGGCGACCCCCAGGGGTGCCCCGACCCCCCCGCCCGGTCCCGCAGCAGCCGTACGGGCGGGGCACGGCGCAGCCATGGGACAGCGGCGCTCGGAGCAGCGGCGCTTTATGGGGCGGCCcgaggggcggcgggcgggagcgcCGTGACTCACCGGGACCGGGACCCGCACCCGCCCACGGGCCCCGTGCCCTGCTCCACCTCCCGCctttccccagccccccggTGCCCCCAGGACATGCCCAGTGTTACCGTGTCCCACACCTCCCTGTGCCCCAGTACAGCCCCCCATGCCCCCTGTAGTCCCGTACGGGACCCCatgcctccctctgcctccccacgCTGTGCCCCATGTCCCCCAGGagcccaggctgtgccctgtgcacaccatctccctctgcctgctgtcccACCTCCCTCCACGTCCCCGTGTCCCCATGCCCCGTGTGCCCCGGTACAGCACCACACGCCTCACTACGTCCCCTCCATACTCCTTCCCATGTCCCCCGTGTCCTCTGTCCTTCATGCCCTGTGCCCCACACCCCCTGCGCCTGGCTGTACACATCCCACAGCCGCTCCATGACCAGCCTCGCTGCACCCCATGTGCCCACCCTGcctactcccccccccccccgcccccctcccggcGCCCGTGGACGAGCAGCCATGTGCACCCCAGGGTTGTAGGAGCGGGGCTCAGCTGCGCACCCATGCCCATTGCATGGGGCCCTGAGCCAGATGGTGTCACAGGGCTGGGCAGATGGTGtcacagggctgggggacagtCCCCGAGGCTGACAGCCCAATGCCATGCCCTGCCCATATTGAGCTGGGCCACGCCGCAGCCAGCAGTCCCCATGCCAGGGACCAGTTTGGCTCCCCACACTTCAGGGCTGGCCAGGGGCAAGGCAGGgtctgggcagggggagagggaggtgggTGAAGCCCCCTGGGGACTGAGCACCAGCACTGGGTGGGGGGAGCCCTGGGCGCCGGGCCGTGTgccagctggggcagccccacagcttAGCGCAGGCCTCCCAGCTCCAGAAGATGGAGAGAAACCCACAGCGACCTGCCAGGGCTCCGCTCTGGTGCTTGACCGCGGGGGAGCCAGCCCCGGGGGGCAGCGAGGAGCCTGAGCAGGGGCATGGGGACCCCGGACCAGgacccagcccctctccccgtGGCAGAGCCCCCTGGGGCcaacccacagcagcaggagagcagcagacaTGAGGGTTCCAGTAACCCACCAAGATCATGCTGCAAAACCAGGGGAAGCCCCCGGCGCCTGCTTCCCCAGCACGGCCAAGGCAGGGACgcagcacaggcacagccacGGGGCAGGAGGAGCCACCCGAGCCTCACGCGCTGGCAGCTCCTGTGGTGCAGGCACAGGACCAACGCACCGCATGGAAAAAAGCCCCTAAAAGCCCAGTGAGTTTCCCGGCTGTTGTTATCAACAGTTCCCAGAAGGGCAGGACCACAGCTAGAAGGGTTCTCTCAGGGACATCTCCAAGCCTGCCAAGCACAACCCGTCCCCTTCCTTCCCACCAGGACGGGGACAGTGGCCGCATCATCCCCACAGCACCTGTGGGGATCTGTGGCCAGGGCTGCAACGGCACTGGCCCAGGGGCCCTGTGGGCACCGAGGGGCCAGAGGCAGCTCATGTATGGGGATAGCCCAGCACCCTCCGCTCCTCCACCACGTCCCTGATCCCCACAAAAGCCCAACCCAGCTGAGCTCAGGCTACCCTGATGTGAAATATGTGGGCAGGACCCGTGGGGAGGGTGCTTTGTCCCCAGCCACTTTTGGCATCTGTCCCCACTGAGGGAGAGCACAAAGGCAGAAGGAGGAACTGTGGCCTCACTCTAGAGCAAGGAAGACGATCAAGAAAAACCCTGGGCCGCATCTCCATTTCCAGGACTCTATTTCTGTGTTTGGCACAACATTGTGATGTGGTTTCAccccaaagaaaaccaaaaggacTCAGCGGGGCATGTGGCGCAGCCACGCCAGGTCTCCCCTGGGTGACACAGCCTACGCTGCGCCCACAGCCGAGCTGCCACTGTGGCCACTTCCCAAATCCCCTGCACAACGTGGCACAGTCCCTCACACCAGGAACGGGGGTGACGCTGCCTCATGTGTCTCCGTCAGACCCCAGCACCCTCACGGGACACAGCTCAAGCCCTCACACTGCTGAGAGGGCTGGCTCCTGACCACCCCCAAAATGCTCCCAATTTCCCCCAGAGCCTCACAGCTGGCCCTGGGGTCAAGCACCTTGCTCCCACATGCTGCCATCACAGGCTGTACTCACCCGCTGCCAAAAAATGAGCCCAAAGCCCCTTGCACAAGATGGATGGGGGCACGGCTCCTTGTGCTGGCATGGCgaaacaccagcagcagcccagccctgcccacgCCCTTTGCTCGATCCCTTTTATTACAGCGCCAAAAAGAGCAATCCCCAGCGGGGCATCCCCCGcgccctggggcaggggcaacCCACTCTCAGGCTGCTCTTGACATACCGTCACCATCACAGAAAGAGGTGCAGGGAAAGAAACGGCACAGCACGCTCTGTGCCCTGGCTGGTCCccgagctgcagcagctgggtgatGCCACCAGCTTCCAGGCAGGAATATAGAAAAAAGGGGGAGTGTACAAAAGGGTTAGCtgaggcagggcacaggcagagccCACCACCACAGCGCGGGAGAGGGGCTCGGTTACTCCCCATGCACCCACGGCACCAGGGACCTGGCAGCCAAGAGTCTGGCCCATGGCAGTCAGTGTCCGGGCAGCAGtgtccctctgtcccctctTCCAGGGTGCTGAGCTCCAGCCCCCGCAGGCAGCCTCTCCTCTGCAGCCCCGCGCAGCAGAGGGGCCCAGCCCCGACCCTGCTTCCCCATGTCCCATCCTCGCTGCTGGGAAGGCTGCTCCGGGGAGCAAGCGTCAGAGCTGGCAAAGCCTCAGCCCTCTCCCTGTCACCTCTTCCggcaaagcagcaggagagggagatGGAGAACAGCCCCCAGTCAAACGCTCAGCACACCGGGGCCATGTGAAGGGccagagaggggctggggcagggaaacGGGACAAGCGTCTCTTTTCAGCTGCAATAGAAAGTTTTCAATATgctcattaaaataattgctttttaaaaaaagactccCCCAGCCCTAGTGGGAGGGGCCTCAGGGCAGAGTCCTCCTTCGGCCCCCAGTGCTGCAGTCCTTGGGGACGGCTGAGGTCCTGAGAAGTGACAGAGAAAAGCCAGCGtttccagccagctgctgtcccctgccctgggcacgTGTCCTCTCGTGGCTCCACGGCTCCCCACCGCCTGCCCTTATTCCAGCCCCAGGATGTAGTTGATGCCCTGGACCAGTCCGATGATCACCGGCTGCCAGGCCACCAGGTAGCGCAGCCAGTCCAGCAGCTGCCCATACATGACATGAGGCCTCTCCCAGCTGGGTAGGAAGGAGTTAAAGAACCACGGGGACAGGGACAAGAGGAGTGTAGCCCACCAAGGAGCCACTCAAAGCTGCCACACCACAGGGACAGGGGGAACAAAGCCTCAAgcctctgcagcactggctccctggggaggggtggctctggccaggctggggctcaCCCCAGCTGTGCCTTGGCAAGGAGTGTGTGGGGTGCAACCAGGTGTCCTGCAGGATGTGGGGGTCCAGGTTGAccatctcctcctcccaggGGACCGACACGACTTGCCTCAGAGAGGGGGCAACACACACgctgcacaggcagcaaaaTCCAGTGCCCGGCTCTGCGGGAACTCACTTCCCACAGGAACATCCACAGGcggaaaagcaaaacatgggGCTTGAGCCATCCCTTACAGTGGTGCAGGGAGGGGGATGAGGGCTGCTGAGCCCTCCCATGGTaagcaggggctgtggggctcagccatgAAGGGCTTCATGAACATTTTCATCTCTCACCGGAGGGAGCAGCACCCTCAGTGGAGCCCAcagcctcccagctccccagacATGCCCACTGCCCCGTGCCAGGCAACACGCCCAGCTCACGGACAGATTTTGCAGTCTCTGCCATTGCTGTGGGCTGGTAGCCACCTGCCTGGGGGGGCCTGGCGAGCCCAAatgagcagccagcagctcccaggcatgGCCCCGAGCCCCTCATGCACCCTACCCACTGTTCCCCTTCACAAGGAGAAAGGATACGGGTTACTGAACATCCTCTTGAGATCCACCTTCTCTTTGCAGTATGGACACGTCTGCTTCTTCCCGACGATGCACCAGCCACGGATGCAGAATTCGTGAAACCTGGGGAGGGGCACGTTAAGGGGAACTGCTTCAtgttggggcagggggaaacaATGATGGCACACAACTGAGCATGGAGGAAACCactgagcttaaaaaaaaagtcatcccCATGCCACTGCACAGGGGATGGGGGAAATATCAGACAGGCAAGGGTGTCCACATTGCACAACTGCAGCCCTTTCCTAGAAGGCACAGCACCTTCCAGGCACAGAGGAAGGAGCTCACggggcagtgggctggggaggCATCATGAGGGCTATGATGAGACGGTGAAGAGTCTGTGTCTCGACAGTGCCCGGCACACATGTAACCCAGCACATGCTAACACCAGAGCAGGGTTAGACCGACACGGGTGGCTGGGGGAAGCTCCTCAATTTGAGagtgggagctggcagcagaggacTGGCAGGGATGTGTCTGGCTGCGAAATGCTG of Falco cherrug isolate bFalChe1 chromosome 2, bFalChe1.pri, whole genome shotgun sequence contains these proteins:
- the ART1 gene encoding GPI-linked NAD(P)(+)--arginine ADP-ribosyltransferase 1 isoform X1; this translates as MARERGQEWEPPASLRWQDGMGHQEGPGAWGWSHCRVLQSHLCPARPCHGVTSIGMCWQPRDTSQALMRPFAELQLGLLDAAECGVCKGLPQGWGSALMGTGGMQQSCFWRCLCLAGCLAACHSLTPRGIKTCCGTMVSLGVSWGQLMGAADGVFSSSPTFPALPHPEHPYREMHTPQVLLDGSSRGCLLPGSVPLTCPTAACSSGWSLPPPAPKGAQWGLALATPAPVPVRRALPGQDGWEAAPWSSTWGSAMPCQGRAPSPLGTEEGYEGSVPQGSPLPSAEGTTMGLGIPRAGPGLSVALQPLTRQQGRQGWILPSVGTQAIPSSSPHRCPLHPGAAPSPGHR
- the IL18BP gene encoding interleukin-18-binding protein, whose product is MPAEPPHPGENVTISCEAVSGLPELTLLYWLGNSSFVEKLHPDGAVHEGMVLEEPQGSGVVLHRDLHFISFSVWHLHTNFTCVVLSPLGVDTREVQWLPLAPAPAPTKSGGLGWEQGATPDG